A region of the Argopecten irradians isolate NY chromosome 16, Ai_NY, whole genome shotgun sequence genome:
ATGAGACAAAATGAAGCTTCTTCTTTTTTTGGTCATCAGAGGTTcattataaccgtgttttactgttaCTGTATTGCCATTTagatttttattcttttttgaCAAACACATCCATCATAGTGACATCTTACCAGCATTGGCCAGGTAGATCATCCCTAACTCCCTGGGTGGATCCAACCCTCCAGTCTCCTTGGATTCATCTTTCTCCTCTGTCTCTGAACTCTTCACCTCGTCCTCTTCGGGAACAGGAGAGATTGCCCTGTCAATGACGCTGGAATTGTCAGTGTTGTGAATGACTAAATTTACGGCGGAACTTCCACTCCAGCGGACTCGGGAACATTCATCCTTCCCATAGGACAATAAGATATCTATGAGGTAGTAAGATTTCTTCAATGCTTCCTCCATCTTGATTGTAAATATGGacttttctttcttcttttttcgGGGCGTTTTCCCAGTAATGTCTGTTTTTGTAGTTTTATCATCGTCAGATTTTGGCGCTTCCTCGCTATGTGCTTTTTCCTTTTGATCTGATGACAAGGATTTTTCTTTTATGATTTCATCATATTTGTCCTCACATAAGTTGATGATTTGTTGTACGATATTGACACTCTCGTCATGGAGTATCACCCGTTCACTCTCCTTGGTGCTTGGCCGTTCAAATTGGTACTGAAACATATCCTGACTGTCGCCAAGGTTACGTGGCATAGCCTTGGTCCTGGGGTCAAACTTTGCCATTTCGTACAGAAGCAGGTGATGTAGTTCAGCAGCCGCAATTTCTGCAGCAAAGCGACCATGATGGCCGTCAAATAATGCCAGATAACATTTGTTACGATCCTCTCCAAAAAAGTCCTGGTACACATGAGCATCCTCCATGTAGCTCTTCCAGCGCTCGTTTCTCGTTGAACATATGCCTACAGCTGTTACACACGGTGGACTACAGTTCAAGGCCACACCCTTTACGGCTGTACTCACTCCCTGATCAATGTGACGGAACTCTCCAAAAGTTCCATCAATTTCAGACTTCAGATATTCGTAGGCATCATTGACTTTTTGTATAGATTTGGGATCCAGTGGTTTGTCAGTTGTGGCTGCCGATTTGAGTTTCCGTAAGATTCCATTTCTGCGGCGCAGTAGAGCGTCTGTCGTAGGGGGTTTGGCACTGCCGTTGTACTTAAGTATGGAGAGGTTTTCGTGGTAAATTCTGTGGTCCTTTAGAGATGGTAGATCTATATGTTCCTTACATTTATCACACACGATGGAAATATCTGGCGTGATAGATAGTTCTGGCAGTAGTGTCTCGGGAGTGTCTGGAAAACatcaaaaagaaacaaatttagTTTATACAAGTCAAACTTCACTGCTTATTTAATTTTCTAACAGCCTATCTAATAATACTTTGTACAAATGAGACAGAAGTATGTGTCTTACCAGTTAAAAAAATTTCGTACACATGTAAAGCTGTTAAGACTTTAATTGTAAATAAACTCATTTTCACATGTGATTAACTTTCGCGTATTTTGTGGGTGATACTGAGCATCAAAGATAAATTGTCAGGAAAAAGTTTGAAAGAAAGGTTCAAAAGAATCAAAAAAGTTTTCCTCAGAAAAAGCATGAAAAAGTTGTTAATcctgaaaatacaaaattatttgtctgtaaaaataagttgatttacagtatataccATATATTATCTAATGTGACTCAGACATGTTGGAATGGAAATAAATAATTGACCATGATAACATCAAGGCTAGGTAGCATTATTTGATGACCATGACAACATCAAGGCTAGGTAGTCATTATTTGATTACCATGACAACATCAAGGCTAGGTAGTCATTATTTGATGACCATGACAACATCAAGGCTAGGTAGTCATTATTTGATGACCATGACAACATCAAGCTTATTTAAGGTAGTCATTATTTGATATGATAACATCAAGGTAGTAGCATGACCATATTTGATGATGACCATGACAACATCAAGGCTTATTTAAGGTAGTCATTATTTGATGACCATGATAACATCAAGGCTAGGTAGTCATTATTTGATGTCCATGACAACATCAGGCTAGGTAGTCATTATTTGATGTCCATGACAACATCAAGGCTAGGTAGTCATTATTTGATGTCCATGACAACATCAAGGCTAGGTAGTCATTATTTGATGTCCATGACAACATCAAGGCTAGGTAGTCATTATTTGATGTCCATGACAACATCAAGGCTAGGTAGTCATTATTTGATGTCCATGACAACATCAAGGCTAGGTAGTCATTATTTGATGTCCATGACAACATCAAGGCTAGGTAGTCATTATTTGATGTCCATGACAACATCAAGGCTAGGTAGTCATTATTTGATGTCCATGACAACATCAAGGCTAGGTAGTCATTATTTGATGACCATGACAACATCAAGGCTTATTTAAGGTAGTCATTATTTGATGACCATGACAACATCAAGGCTAGGTAGCATTATTTGATGACCATGACAACATCAAGGCTAGGTAGTCATTATTTGATGACCATGACAACATCAAGGCTAGGTAGTCATTATTTGATGACCATGACAACATCAAGGCTAGGTAGTCATTATTTGATGACCATGATAACATCAAGGCTAGGTAGTCATTATTTGATGACCATGACAACATCAGGGCTAGGTAGTCATTATTTGATGTCCATGACAACATCAAGGCTAGGTAGTCATTATTTGATGTCCATGACAACATCAAGGCTAGGTAGTCATTATTTGATGTCCATGACAACATCAAGGCTAGGTAGTCATTATTTGATGTCCATGACAACATCAAGGCTAGGTAGTCATTATTTGATGTCCATGACAACATCAAGGCTAGGTAGTCATTATTTGATGTCCATGACAACATCAAGGCTAGGTAGTCATTATTTGATGTCCATGACAACATCAAGGCTAGGTAGTCATTATTTGATGTCCATGACAACATCAAGGCTAGGTAGTCATTATTTGATGACCATGACAACATCAAGGCTTATTTAAGGTAGTCATTATTTGATGACCATGATAACATCAAGGCTAGGTAGCATTATTTGATGACCATGACAACATCAAGGCTAGGTAGTCATTATTTGATGACCATGACAACATCAAGGCTAGGTAGTCATTATTTGATGACCATGACAACATCAAGGCTAGGTAGTCATTATTTGATGACCATGATAACATCAAGGCTAGGTAGCATTATTTGATGACCATGACAACATCAAGGCTAGGTAGTCATTATTTGATGACCATGACAACATCAAGGCTTATTTAAGGTAGTCATTATTTGATGACCATGATAACATCAAGGCTAGGTAGTCATTATTTGATGACCATGACAACATCAAGGCTAGGTAGTCATTATTTGATGTCCATGACAACATCAAGGCTAGGTAGTCATTATTTGATGTCCATGACAACATCAAGGCTAGGTAGTCATTATTTGATGTCCATGACAACATCAAGGCTAGGTAGTCATTATTTGATGTCCATGACAACATCAAGGCTAGGTAGTCATTATTTGATGTCCATGACAACATCAAGGCTAGGTAGTCATTATTTGATGTCCATGACAACATCAAGGCTAGGTAGTCATTATTTGATGTCCATGACAACATCAAGGCTAGGTAGTCATTATTTGATGTCCATGACAACATCAAGGCTAGGTAGTCATTATTTGATGTCCATGACAACATCAAGGCTTATTTAAGGTAGTCATTATTTGATGACCATGACAACATCAAGGCTAGGTAGTCATTATTTGATGACC
Encoded here:
- the LOC138310234 gene encoding protein phosphatase 2C-like domain-containing protein 1 isoform X1; amino-acid sequence: MALQQRRSDLSTMVGSSETIPKPSEIQEEADEYHLTREFQGVDVIRSDTPETLLPELSITPDISIVCDKCKEHIDLPSLKDHRIYHENLSILKYNGSAKPPTTDALLRRRNGILRKLKSAATTDKPLDPKSIQKVNDAYEYLKSEIDGTFGEFRHIDQGVSTAVKGVALNCSPPCVTAVGICSTRNERWKSYMEDAHVYQDFFGEDRNKCYLALFDGHHGRFAAEIAAAELHHLLLYEMAKFDPRTKAMPRNLGDSQDMFQYQFERPSTKESERVILHDESVNIVQQIINLCEDKYDEIIKEKSLSSDQKEKAHSEEAPKSDDDKTTKTDITGKTPRKKKKEKSIFTIKMEEALKKSYYLIDILLSYGKDECSRVRWSGSSAVNLVIHNTDNSSVIDRAISPVPEEDEVKSSETEEKDESKETGGLDPPRELGMIYLANAGNVRAVLVRGNKPYTLTKDHSPNNPKEKERILKAGGDISESTKEMRVNGVLASTRGFGNHGDVKLKRCVLVDPHTIAVPVDQYAQFLILASHGVWEVFTEQEAASLLLKLLPSNFIPAPSTVSSTIKPLLETKPGKEQNESGPGQRRVSFTQVERHSTPSDQSKHDQEEVDLPVQVEVNVEPQTPFEDEPQLIAPKREKLKSAGSVISEKSEHSDKTPKSKKSGKSSRSMSAKSVRSVKSDKNGKSKLIYYDDDMLPEMGSHVMHSDDEDSGNDADIETVTDILSIPAFSRLSNYGRALSREHIQREFAKTMAEHLIQAALLAGAKDNITVTVVLLAGCGL
- the LOC138310234 gene encoding protein phosphatase 2C-like domain-containing protein 1 isoform X2; its protein translation is MDKLRRKGECTYAWLWDVEDRYGYLLPWFLKLIGYTPETLLPELSITPDISIVCDKCKEHIDLPSLKDHRIYHENLSILKYNGSAKPPTTDALLRRRNGILRKLKSAATTDKPLDPKSIQKVNDAYEYLKSEIDGTFGEFRHIDQGVSTAVKGVALNCSPPCVTAVGICSTRNERWKSYMEDAHVYQDFFGEDRNKCYLALFDGHHGRFAAEIAAAELHHLLLYEMAKFDPRTKAMPRNLGDSQDMFQYQFERPSTKESERVILHDESVNIVQQIINLCEDKYDEIIKEKSLSSDQKEKAHSEEAPKSDDDKTTKTDITGKTPRKKKKEKSIFTIKMEEALKKSYYLIDILLSYGKDECSRVRWSGSSAVNLVIHNTDNSSVIDRAISPVPEEDEVKSSETEEKDESKETGGLDPPRELGMIYLANAGNVRAVLVRGNKPYTLTKDHSPNNPKEKERILKAGGDISESTKEMRVNGVLASTRGFGNHGDVKLKRCVLVDPHTIAVPVDQYAQFLILASHGVWEVFTEQEAASLLLKLLPSNFIPAPSTVSSTIKPLLETKPGKEQNESGPGQRRVSFTQVERHSTPSDQSKHDQEEVDLPVQVEVNVEPQTPFEDEPQLIAPKREKLKSAGSVISEKSEHSDKTPKSKKSGKSSRSMSAKSVRSVKSDKNGKSKLIYYDDDMLPEMGSHVMHSDDEDSGNDADIETVTDILSIPAFSRLSNYGRALSREHIQREFAKTMAEHLIQAALLAGAKDNITVTVVLLAGCGL